A genome region from Carya illinoinensis cultivar Pawnee chromosome 2, C.illinoinensisPawnee_v1, whole genome shotgun sequence includes the following:
- the LOC122300156 gene encoding uncharacterized protein LOC122300156 isoform X2, with translation MEFIDFFLKKKDCLEESPKDLTLRIDIYDEVGIGRGVSGVSGGLPHPYSPKGKLLLWGVDCWKECLKLLSIAEAAVGQNSYGFIVRRRGILRPAMNMKNLLILNDNAQNCLASCRIGTVDKETAQNLAPKLCTPFESAFYMPEAVNIHPQRYLQALFLACENLVKELTTSSFGEKELCLHKKSIHKLLDFEGRLWN, from the exons ATggaatttattgatttttttttaaaaaagaaagattgtTTGGAGGAAAGTCCTAAGGATTTGACGCTACGCATTGACATATACGATGAAGTTGGGATTGGCAGAGGAGTTTCGGGAGTTTCTGGTGGTCTACCACACCCTTATTCACCTAAAG GCAAGCTGCTCTTGTGGGGTGTTGATTGTTGGAAAGAGTGTTTAAAGCTTTTGAGCATTGCGGAAGCAGCAGTTGGTCAAAACTCTTATGGTTTCATAGTTCGGAGAAG GGGCATCTTGAGACCAGCAATGAACATGAAGAATCTTCTTATATTGAACGAT AATGCTCAGAATTGCCTTGCCAGTTGCAGAATAGGGACGGTTGATAAGGAAACTGCTCAAAATCTTGCACCCAAGTTATGTACGCCATTTGAATCAGCCTTCTATATGCCTGAAGCTGTAAATATCCATCCCCAACGCTATCTCCAG GCACTCTTCTTAGCATGTGAAAATTTGGTGAAAGAACTAACGACTTCTAGCTTTGGAGAGAAAGAGTTATGTTTGCATAAGAAATCTATTCACAAACTTCTCGACTTTGAAG GTAGGCTTTGGAACTGA
- the LOC122301727 gene encoding receptor-like protein 7, whose translation MGLSFPFIILIVRFLVSLMMFYLMLASSSSGLQPLCHDDERFALLQFKESFIINQSASKDASTYPKVSSWKPDQISDCCKWDGVECNKDTGHVIALDLSSSCLKGFLNSNSSLFRLAHLQNLNLADNDFNSSPVSASFRHLSRLTNLNLSHSVFSGQIPSEIFELSKLVFLDLSYNHPLLKLQKSGPRVIAQNFINLEVLHLDQVVISSNVPNILANLTSLTSLSLSNCDLHGEFPVGIFRLPNLQHLDIQYNENLTGCVPEFNRTSPLVSLKLGYTNFYGELPDSIGNLKSLVEFNAYFCNFSGEIPSSLGNLTNLIGLRLQSNRLQGSIPQSISRLVNLEVLYLHDNNLSGTVEFELFLRLRNLLRLWLYGNDISLLTKPSTNSTFPKFRILFIADCDLGEFPEFLRNQDQLEALDLSGNKIHGQVPKWMGNVSIETLWALDLERNFLTGFNQLPVVLPYVNLNYLGLGSNMLQGSLPIPPPSIAYFSVSNNRLIGEIPHWICNLSLITNLDLSSNNLGGVLPQCLGNLSDSLSLDLHGNNFHGTIPRICDETNKLLMIDFSQNHLQGRVPRSLINCTNLEAVNLGNNQIHDIFPSWLGILPKLRILILRSNKLYGTIGSSDSNFDFQKLHIIDLSNNDLTGKLPSEHFLNWKAMQIVDAESLKYVEESHIMVTLAGERVSRRHSYSMTMIIKGMDTLYDRVPDFLIVIDLSNNRFDGEIPEVVGNLKGLNLLNLSSNFLTGPIPFKLANLTWLESLDLSQNKLFGAIPPQLTELTFLSHFNVSHNRLTGPIPHGKQFDTFSSSSFSENPELCGNPLPKKCGNPKDSQPPSSSHNSTNHNSEFSFEFGWKVVATGYGCGFVFGAVFGQIMITKKYGWFMKTFAIGQPTHRRVNWRGRRN comes from the coding sequence ATGGGTTTATCCTTTCCTTTCATCATCTTGATCGTGCGCTTTCTTGTTTCATTGATGATGTTTTATCTTATGCTTGCTTCCTCTTCTTCTGGTTTGCAGCCCTTGTGCCATGATGATGAGAGATTTGCCTTGTTGCAATTCAAGGAAAGCTTCATCATCAATCAGTCTGCGTCCAAAGATGCCTCTACTTATCCGAAGGTTTCGTCATGGAAGCCTGATCAAATCAGTGATTGCTGCAAGTGGGACGGTGTAGAGTGCAATAAGGACACTGGTCATGTCATCGCCCTTGATCTCAGTAGCAGTTGTCTCAAAGGTTTTCTCAACTCCAATAGCAGCCTCTTCCGCCTTGCTCACCTCCAAAACCTCAATTTGGCCGACAATGACTTTAACTCTTCTCCAGTTTCGGCTAGTTTTAGGCATCTTTCAAGGCTAACAAATCTCAACCTCTCTCACTCTGTATTTTCTGGCCAAATCCCTTCAGAAATTTTCGAGCTCTCCAAGTTAGTTTTCTTGGATCTCTCATATAACCATCCATTGTTGAAGCTCCAAAAATCTGGCCCAAGAGTTATAGCTCAAAACTTCATAAACTTGGAAGTACTACATCTTGATCAGGTTGTTATATCATCCAACGTACCCAATATCTTGGCAAACTTAACTTCTTTAACATCTCTGTCTTTAAGCAATTGTGACTTGCATGGTGAGTTTCCCGTGGGAATTTTCCGTCTACCTAATCTTCAGCATCTTGATATACAGTACAATGAAAACCTCACGGGATGTGTCCCAGAATTTAACAGAACTAGCCCCCTTGTATCATTGAAACTTGGATACACGAACTTCTATGGTGAGCTACCAGATTCAATTGGTAACCTCAAGTCCTTGGTTGAATTTAATGCATATTTTTGCAACTTCTCAGGTGAAATACCATCTTCACTAGGTAACCTTACCAATCTAATTGGTTTACGACTtcaatcaaataggctgcaagGTTCAATTCCACAGTCAATATCAAGGCTTGTAAATCTTGAAGTTCTGTATCTCCATGATAACAATTTGAGTGGCACGGTGGAGTTTGAGTTGTTTCTGAGACTTAGGAACCTCCTTCGTCTCTGGTTATATGGAAACGATATTTCATTACTTACAAAGCCCAGTACCAACTCAACTTTTCCAAAATTTAGGATATTATTCATAGCTGATTGTGACTTGGGTGAGTTCCCAGAGTTTCTGAGGAACCAAGATCAATTGGAGGCATTGGATCTTAGTGGAAACAAAATTCACGGCCAAGTTCCAAAATGGATGGGGAATGTAAGTATAGAAACTCTCTGGGCTTTAGATCTGGAACGCAACTTTCTCACCGGTTTCAACCAACTTCCGGTTGTACTCCCCTACGTTAATCTAAATTATCTTGGGCTTGGTTCTAACATGCTTCAAGGGTCACTGCCAATCCCACCACCTTCCATTGCTTACTTTTCGGTCTCAAACAACAGACTGATTGGAGAAATACCACATTGGATTTGCAATCTAAGTTTAATAACTAATCTCGATTTGTCAAGCAACAACTTGGGTGGCGTTCTTCCTCAATGTTTAGGAAACTTGAGTGATTCTCTCTCATTGGACCTACACGGTAATAACTTTCATGGAACCATTCCTCGGATCTGCGATGAAACAAACAAATTGCTGATGATTGATTTCAGCCAAAATCATTTACAGGGACGTGTACCGAGATCATTGATCAATTGTACCAATCTTGAAGCTGTTAACCTTGGTAACAATCAAATACATGATATTTTTCCTTCCTGGTTGGGCATTCTTCCAAAGTTGAGGATTCTCATTTTGAGATCTAATAAACTCTATGGTACAATAGGAAGTTCTGATAGCAATTTCGATTTCCAGAAATTGCACATCATTGACCTCTCAAATAATGATCTTACTGGCAAGTTGCCCTCTGAACACTTCCTAAATTGGAAAGCCATGCAAATCGTCGATGCTGAGAGCTTAAAGTACGTGGAGGAAAGCCATATTATGGTGACACTTGCAGGAGAAAGAGTGAGCCGTCGCCACTCTTACTCAATGACAATGATCATCAAAGGCATGGATACACTATATGATAGAGTCCCTGATTTCCTAATAGTTATTGATCTCTCGAACAATAGATTTGATGGAGAAATTCCAGAAGTGGTGGGGAATCTGAAAGGACTTAATTTGCTCAACCTTTCCTCAAACTTTCTCACAGGGCCTATCCCTTTTAAATTGGCAAACTTGACCTGGCTAGAATCATTGGATCTATCTCAAAACAAGTTGTTTGGTGCGATCCCTCCACAACTAACAGAACTCACTTTTCTTTCACACTTTAATGTCTCCCATAATCGCTTGACAGGACCTATACCACATGGGAAGCAATTCGACACATTCAGCAGCAGTTCGTTCAGTGAGAACCCTGAATTATGCGGTAACCCTTTGCCAAAGAAATGTGGGAATCCTAAGGACTCACAGCCTCCATCTTCAAGCCACAACTCAACAAACCACAACTCAgagttctcatttgaatttggttGGAAAGTAGTCGCAACGGGATACGGATGTGGATTCGTGTTTGGAGCTGTGTTTGGGCAAATCATGATCACAAAGAAGTATGGTTGGTTTATGAAGACGTTTGCAATTGGGCAGCCGACACATAGAAGGGTGAATTGGAGGGGCCgtagaaattaa
- the LOC122300155 gene encoding uncharacterized protein LOC122300155: MIEQALDRLPMTDFSQCFSQPCLGFSQSPSKSSSLRKPNSSFSYTSSYLQTHLCNSTRPSSSPQSTSCISANPSESLINHSSLANLTRPPNGHSFFHRLERNFGSFSSQIGFRTVFSCGYWLNSANLRIFERNGGGFLSVQGSVGRLRSFSSESDRESMEYDVVIVGAGPAGLSAAILLKQMCSEKGVDFSLCVVEKGPEVGAHILSGNVFEPQALDELFPQWKQEEVPINVPVLLTSFGILQRIVQFHFLVLLITKGTML, encoded by the exons ATGATAGAACAAGCTCTGGACAGATTGCCAATGACTGATTTCTCCCAGTGCTTCTCACAACCATGCTTAGGCTTCTCTCAATCTCCCTCCAAATCCAGCTCTCTACGAAAGCCAAACTCCTCGTTCTCCTACACATCCAGTTACTTGCAGACGCATCTTTGCAATTCAACGAGGCCATCTTCTTCCCCTCAATCCACGTCTTGTATCTCTGCAAACCCGTCGGAGTCTCTTATAAACCATTCCAGTTTGGCAAATCTAACCAGGCCTCCAAATGGGCATTCGTTCTTTCACCGTTTGGAGCGAAATTTCGGTTCCTTCAGCTCCCAGATTGGGTTTCGCACGGTTTTCTCCTGTGGATATTGGCTGAATTCTGCCAATTTGAGGATATTTGAGAGAAATGGAGGTGGTTTTTTGAGTGTTCAAGGTTCTGTGGGTCGATTGAGGAGCTTCAGTAGTGAATCGGACCGGGAGTCTATGGAGTACGATGTTGTTATTGTTGGGGCAGGACCGGCCGGGTTATCAGCGGCTATACTTTTGAAGCAAATGTGCTCTGAAAAGGGTGTTGATTTTTCTTTGTGTGTAGTTGAAAAGGGTCCTGAAGTAG GCGCTCACATCCTTTCTGGGAATGTTTTTGAACCCCAGGCACTAGATGAACTTTTCCCACAGTGGAAACAAGAAGAG GTACCCATAAATGTCCCAGTTCTTCTGACAAGTTTTGGTATCTTACAAAGAATCGTGCAATTTCACTTCCTTGTCCTTTTAATAACAAAGGGAACTATGTTATAA
- the LOC122300156 gene encoding uncharacterized protein LOC122300156 isoform X1, whose protein sequence is MEFIDFFLKKKDCLEESPKDLTLRIDIYDEVGIGRGVSGVSGGLPHPYSPKGKLLLWGVDCWKECLKLLSIAEAAVGQNSYGFIVRRRGILRPAMNMKNLLILNDNAQNCLASCRIGTVDKETAQNLAPKLCTPFESAFYMPEAVNIHPQRYLQALFLACENLVKELTTSSFGEKELCLHKKSIHKLLDFEGNHSNYHFNLFRIFSCID, encoded by the exons ATggaatttattgatttttttttaaaaaagaaagattgtTTGGAGGAAAGTCCTAAGGATTTGACGCTACGCATTGACATATACGATGAAGTTGGGATTGGCAGAGGAGTTTCGGGAGTTTCTGGTGGTCTACCACACCCTTATTCACCTAAAG GCAAGCTGCTCTTGTGGGGTGTTGATTGTTGGAAAGAGTGTTTAAAGCTTTTGAGCATTGCGGAAGCAGCAGTTGGTCAAAACTCTTATGGTTTCATAGTTCGGAGAAG GGGCATCTTGAGACCAGCAATGAACATGAAGAATCTTCTTATATTGAACGAT AATGCTCAGAATTGCCTTGCCAGTTGCAGAATAGGGACGGTTGATAAGGAAACTGCTCAAAATCTTGCACCCAAGTTATGTACGCCATTTGAATCAGCCTTCTATATGCCTGAAGCTGTAAATATCCATCCCCAACGCTATCTCCAG GCACTCTTCTTAGCATGTGAAAATTTGGTGAAAGAACTAACGACTTCTAGCTTTGGAGAGAAAGAGTTATGTTTGCATAAGAAATCTATTCACAAACTTCTCGACTTTGAAGGTAATCACTCAAACTACCATTTCAATCTTTTTAGGATCTTTTCATGTATTGATTGA